CGATAATACGTAATGGCGAACGGGATTCCATACCCCGCAAGCGGCAAGTGAGTTGCGGATTGTCGCGGATAAGCGTGTTTACGCCAACCATAATAGCATCCGCTTCCCTGCGCAGCAGATGGGACGCATACCGTGCATCAGCCGACGTAATCCACTGGCTCTGTCCGTTGATGGTTGCTACTTTACCATCCAGACTGGATGCGCATTTGAGGGTTATGCGGGGACGATGTTTAAGGGTGCGGATAAAGAAGCCTTTGTTGATGTGAATGGCCTCCTCTCTGAGGACATGGAGCAAAACATCGATACCCGCGTCTTTGAGTTGTTCTATCCCTTTTCCACACACACGTGGATCGGGATCTGTGACGGCAATAACAGCCCTAGTAATGCCCGCGTTGATTAAGGCCTGTGTGCAGGGTGGCGTATTACCTTGATGTGCGCAGGGTTCTAATGTGATATAAGCCGTTGCGCCTTTGGCACGAGGTCCAGCCTGTTCAAGTGCCTGGGTTTCGGCATGAGGCCTACCTCCCTTACCTGTATAACCTCTCCCTACAATCAGATGGTCGCTCACAATAACGCATCCCACCGCAGGATTAGGATGTGTTTGCCCCGTATGCCGCATTGCCAGTGATAAAGCATGGCGCATATGGTGGATATCGGCTTCTTGGGTTGTAAATGCAGACACAGACATGCTACTTTGGCTCAATTTCTTTGATAAACCCTTCAAAGTCGGTTGTTTCCTGAAAATCTTTATAAACAGAAG
This window of the Alphaproteobacteria bacterium genome carries:
- the ribD gene encoding bifunctional diaminohydroxyphosphoribosylaminopyrimidine deaminase/5-amino-6-(5-phosphoribosylamino)uracil reductase RibD, which produces MSAFTTQEADIHHMRHALSLAMRHTGQTHPNPAVGCVIVSDHLIVGRGYTGKGGRPHAETQALEQAGPRAKGATAYITLEPCAHQGNTPPCTQALINAGITRAVIAVTDPDPRVCGKGIEQLKDAGIDVLLHVLREEAIHINKGFFIRTLKHRPRITLKCASSLDGKVATINGQSQWITSADARYASHLLRREADAIMVGVNTLIRDNPQLTCRLRGMESRSPLRIIVDSHLKTPASAYAIQTSDQYPTILAHVEGATSPSLAAFTELNYISTRPTASLQVDLPSLLETLANERGINHLLVEGGPLVASSFLKLGLVDDIIWFHGPLIMGNDGLPSVTDLGLPSLNDTHHWRLINQTRFGNDTMCRYANIYMDSLFSSL